Proteins encoded in a region of the Flavobacteriaceae bacterium HL-DH10 genome:
- a CDS encoding NAD-dependent epimerase, which translates to MTNQQLHKLKGKTVLVTGAAGFIGYHVSKHLLEKGFEVVGLDNINDYYDVDLKLARLRELGIAKNSISLNELCKSEIYNSFTFVKMNLENRTELPKLFKSKKIDIVCNLAAQAGVRYSIENPESYIDSNVVGFLNILECCRNFKIKHLIYASSSSVYGLNKKIPFSTQDNVDHPISIYAATKKSNELMAHTYSHLFKIPTTGLRFFTVYGPWGRPDMAMFLFTDAIIKDKPIKVFNHGNMERDFTYIDDIVEGIVRIIEKQPDERIKNNELYKLYNIGNNNSVKLLDFIKEIEVNLGKKSKKDMLSMQPGDVERTWADVDELIKDYNYQPNTSIKSGVKSFIVWFKEYYK; encoded by the coding sequence ATGACAAATCAACAATTACATAAATTAAAAGGAAAAACAGTTCTTGTTACTGGTGCAGCTGGATTTATAGGTTATCATGTATCAAAACATTTATTAGAAAAGGGCTTTGAAGTTGTTGGTTTAGATAATATAAATGATTATTATGATGTAGATCTTAAACTTGCAAGATTAAGAGAATTAGGCATAGCTAAGAATTCAATAAGTTTAAATGAATTATGTAAAAGTGAGATTTATAATAGTTTTACTTTTGTAAAAATGAATTTAGAAAACCGAACAGAGCTACCTAAATTATTTAAAAGTAAAAAAATTGACATTGTTTGTAATCTTGCTGCACAAGCAGGAGTAAGATACAGCATAGAAAATCCAGAATCTTATATTGATTCAAATGTAGTTGGTTTTCTTAATATATTGGAATGTTGTAGGAATTTTAAAATAAAACACCTAATATACGCTAGTAGCTCAAGTGTTTATGGATTAAATAAAAAAATTCCGTTTTCGACTCAAGACAATGTAGATCATCCTATAAGTATATATGCTGCTACAAAAAAAAGCAACGAATTAATGGCTCATACATATAGTCATTTATTTAAAATCCCAACAACCGGACTTCGTTTTTTTACAGTATATGGTCCTTGGGGTCGTCCAGACATGGCTATGTTTTTATTTACTGATGCCATAATAAAAGATAAGCCAATTAAAGTTTTTAATCATGGGAACATGGAAAGAGACTTTACTTATATTGATGATATTGTTGAAGGCATAGTAAGGATAATAGAAAAACAACCTGATGAAAGAATAAAAAACAATGAGTTATACAAACTATATAATATAGGTAATAACAACTCTGTAAAACTACTAGATTTTATAAAAGAAATTGAAGTAAACTTAGGCAAAAAATCAAAAAAAGATATGTTATCAATGCAACCTGGAGATGTTGAACGAACTTGGGCAGATGTAGATGAATTAATTAAAGATTACAACTATCAACCTAACACTTCAATAAAAAGTGGCGTTAAATCATTCATTGTTTGGTTTAAAGAATATTATAAATAA
- a CDS encoding aminotransferase class I/II-fold pyridoxal phosphate-dependent enzyme encodes MLTKTKIYLSSPHMGGSEQKFVNDAFNTNWIAPLGPNVDGFEKDLEHYLGENSQVAVLSSGTAAIHLALQLLGVTKGDEVLCQSFTFSASANPIMYQGATPVFIDSEKDTWNISPELLEIAIRDRIQKYKKPKAIIAVHLYGMPYKANEINAIAKKYDIPVVEDSAEALGSTYFNKACATLSDIGILSFNGNKIITTSGGGALIAGDIETKNKAVFYSTQSRDNAPHYEHSSVGFNYRMSNVLAGIGRGQMEVIDDRVEARRKNYDFYKENLEKYTSISFLEEPNGFFSNRWITCIKTDSYKLREQIRLKLLEDDIESRPLWKPMHLQPVFKDCLHFTDGTSEELFEKGLCLPSGSNLSKDDLNRIIKQILKTPHLC; translated from the coding sequence ATGCTAACAAAAACTAAAATATACTTGTCTTCACCACATATGGGTGGATCTGAACAAAAGTTTGTAAACGATGCTTTCAATACGAATTGGATAGCGCCGTTAGGTCCTAATGTAGATGGTTTTGAAAAAGACTTAGAACATTATTTGGGTGAAAATTCCCAAGTAGCAGTTCTTAGTTCTGGCACTGCTGCTATACATTTAGCATTACAATTATTAGGTGTTACTAAAGGCGATGAAGTGTTGTGCCAAAGTTTTACATTTTCAGCTTCAGCTAACCCCATAATGTACCAAGGAGCAACTCCAGTGTTTATAGATAGTGAAAAAGACACATGGAATATATCTCCAGAACTGTTAGAAATAGCCATTAGAGATAGAATTCAAAAATATAAAAAACCTAAAGCCATTATAGCGGTTCACCTTTACGGCATGCCTTATAAAGCAAATGAAATAAATGCGATAGCTAAAAAATATGATATACCCGTTGTAGAAGATAGTGCAGAGGCTTTAGGAAGTACTTATTTTAATAAAGCATGTGCTACACTTTCAGATATTGGTATATTATCATTTAATGGTAATAAAATTATTACAACCTCTGGAGGAGGTGCTCTAATTGCTGGTGATATTGAAACAAAAAATAAAGCGGTTTTTTATTCTACACAATCCAGAGATAATGCTCCTCATTATGAGCATTCGTCGGTTGGATTTAATTATAGAATGAGTAATGTTTTAGCAGGTATTGGAAGAGGACAAATGGAAGTGATTGATGATAGAGTAGAGGCTAGGAGAAAAAACTATGATTTTTATAAAGAAAATTTAGAAAAGTATACTAGTATTTCATTTTTAGAAGAACCCAATGGATTCTTTTCCAATCGATGGATTACGTGTATTAAAACAGATTCATATAAATTAAGAGAACAAATAAGGCTTAAATTATTAGAAGATGATATTGAATCTAGGCCTTTATGGAAACCTATGCATTTACAGCCTGTTTTTAAAGATTGTTTGCATTTTACCGATGGTACATCAGAAGAACTTTTTGAAAAAGGACTTTGTTTACCAAGCGGATCGAATTTAAGTAAAGATGATTTAAATAGAATAATTAAACAAATATTAAAAACCCCTCACTTATGTTAA
- a CDS encoding nucleoside-diphosphate sugar epimerase/dehydratase, which yields MLNNYFVYLSQKYASKWLVFCIDLCIVLATFFIAYFVRFNFTLKFDIHQFLLQLPFLIVVASVSFLAVGSFKSVIRHTGFTDIVNVFKAVSLMALITVFCVLINLNFNLISGFTIPISIIVIHALFSFVVLSGARLVFKMAYNYLKHKYVVCKKVLIYGVGDSAIVTYNALINNVKEKFDIAGFINDDYIKEGKSIDGILILCKNKINQEYIDSNNIDEIIVTSENLKKDNLISLVDLKVKITKVPPIESWINGELNVKQIKQIQIEDLLGRAPIQINNPNLTNEFNGEVVLITGAAGSIGSELVKQLSHFNVKHLILVDQAESPLYDVQQDLKRHGKHDFTAIVADIRDGLRLDNIFQEHKPSMVFHAAAYKHVPLMEQSPYESIKINVNGTKLLADTSSRYNVKKFVFVSTDKAVNPTSVMGATKRIAEMYISCLQKESKTKFITTRFGNVLGSNGSVIPLFKKQIENGGPLTLTHKDITRYFMTIPEASQLVLEAATMGKGGEIFIFDMGESVKIYDLAKNMIKLSGLNFPEDIDIKITGLRPGEKLYEELLANGENTLSTYHKKIMISKTRELDYVNVKSEIEELCITNRFQNNNIVMKLKRLIPEYKSNNSDYERFDKRVQIYKKAKGILDDKSDKTYSNL from the coding sequence ATGTTAAATAATTACTTTGTATATCTTTCACAAAAATACGCATCAAAGTGGCTTGTGTTTTGTATTGATTTATGTATTGTATTGGCTACTTTTTTTATAGCATATTTTGTAAGGTTTAATTTTACTTTAAAATTTGATATTCATCAATTTTTGTTACAGCTACCTTTTTTAATAGTAGTAGCTTCTGTAAGTTTCTTAGCTGTTGGTTCTTTTAAAAGTGTTATAAGACATACTGGTTTTACAGATATAGTAAACGTTTTTAAAGCGGTTTCCTTAATGGCATTAATTACTGTTTTCTGTGTTCTTATAAATCTAAATTTCAATTTAATTTCAGGATTTACTATACCTATATCTATTATAGTTATCCATGCGCTATTTAGTTTTGTTGTCTTGAGTGGAGCCCGTTTGGTTTTTAAAATGGCCTATAATTATTTAAAACATAAGTATGTGGTTTGTAAAAAAGTATTAATTTATGGTGTAGGAGATTCTGCAATTGTTACATACAATGCCTTAATAAATAATGTTAAAGAAAAATTTGATATTGCTGGATTTATAAATGATGATTACATAAAGGAAGGAAAGTCTATTGATGGGATTTTGATATTATGTAAAAATAAGATCAATCAAGAATATATTGATTCTAATAATATTGATGAAATTATAGTTACTTCTGAAAACCTTAAAAAAGATAACCTGATTAGTTTAGTTGATTTAAAGGTTAAAATAACTAAAGTGCCACCAATTGAAAGTTGGATTAATGGTGAATTAAATGTTAAGCAAATTAAGCAAATTCAAATTGAAGACCTTTTAGGTAGAGCCCCAATACAAATAAATAATCCTAATTTAACTAATGAGTTTAATGGAGAAGTTGTTCTAATTACAGGAGCTGCTGGATCTATTGGAAGTGAACTTGTTAAACAATTATCGCACTTTAATGTGAAGCACTTAATATTGGTAGATCAAGCGGAATCACCATTATATGATGTTCAGCAAGATTTAAAGAGACATGGCAAACATGATTTTACGGCTATCGTTGCAGATATTAGAGATGGTTTAAGATTAGATAATATTTTTCAAGAACATAAACCAAGTATGGTATTCCATGCTGCTGCTTATAAACATGTGCCTTTAATGGAGCAGTCTCCGTATGAATCTATTAAAATTAATGTAAATGGTACCAAGCTTTTAGCTGATACTTCTTCTCGTTATAATGTTAAAAAGTTTGTTTTTGTTTCTACAGATAAAGCGGTTAACCCAACAAGTGTTATGGGAGCTACTAAAAGAATAGCTGAAATGTATATTAGCTGTTTGCAAAAGGAAAGCAAAACTAAATTTATTACCACTAGATTTGGTAATGTTTTAGGGTCTAATGGTTCTGTAATTCCGTTATTTAAAAAACAAATTGAAAATGGAGGACCTTTAACTCTAACACATAAAGACATTACAAGATATTTTATGACGATACCTGAAGCTTCTCAGTTAGTATTAGAAGCAGCAACTATGGGTAAAGGAGGAGAGATATTTATTTTTGACATGGGTGAGTCTGTTAAAATATATGATCTTGCTAAAAATATGATTAAGCTTTCTGGTTTAAACTTCCCTGAAGATATAGATATTAAAATAACAGGGTTACGTCCAGGTGAAAAGCTTTATGAAGAATTACTCGCTAATGGTGAAAACACATTATCTACATATCATAAAAAAATTATGATTAGTAAAACAAGAGAATTAGATTATGTCAATGTAAAGTCAGAAATAGAAGAATTGTGTATTACAAATCGTTTTCAAAATAATAATATTGTTATGAAATTGAAACGATTAATTCCAGAATATAAATCCAATAACTCAGATTATGAGCGTTTTGATAAACGTGTTCAAATTTATAAAAAAGCTAAAGGTATTTTGGATGACAAATCAGATAAGACTTATAGTAATTTATAA
- a CDS encoding polysaccharide biosynthesis/export family protein — MIIPKLKSKLLFAVLLFVMLLTTSCSTKQDIVYFQNAKNFETIVDTDTFAAKLKVGDIVSIYISTAVPDVAKPYNIMLETGTQGQLIDYLIDIEGNIDYPVLGKIKLLGLTVEEAKSLFKKKFSEGNLLKDPVIIIRVLNFRITVAGEVRSPGVYSVSGERISILEALAMAGDLTIKGKRDNVLIVRDFNGTKTYTRVDLTNKEVFNSPVYYLTQNDYIYVEPNNSAISSASGDSRIGTIITISSFILTTALIFATRN, encoded by the coding sequence ATGATAATCCCTAAACTAAAAAGCAAACTTTTATTTGCTGTACTCTTATTTGTTATGTTGCTAACAACATCGTGTTCTACAAAGCAGGATATTGTGTATTTTCAAAACGCAAAAAACTTCGAAACTATTGTTGATACGGATACTTTTGCAGCTAAATTAAAAGTTGGTGATATTGTAAGTATTTATATCTCTACAGCTGTTCCAGATGTTGCCAAACCATATAATATTATGTTGGAAACAGGAACTCAAGGTCAATTGATAGATTATTTAATTGATATTGAGGGTAATATAGATTACCCAGTATTAGGAAAAATTAAATTATTAGGCTTAACGGTAGAAGAGGCTAAATCGTTATTTAAGAAAAAATTCTCAGAAGGTAATTTACTTAAAGATCCAGTAATTATTATTCGTGTACTTAATTTTAGAATAACTGTTGCTGGAGAGGTGAGGAGTCCTGGAGTTTATTCAGTTTCTGGAGAGCGCATATCTATTCTTGAAGCACTTGCCATGGCAGGAGATTTAACTATTAAAGGTAAGCGAGATAATGTCTTGATTGTTAGAGATTTTAATGGAACTAAAACATATACTCGGGTAGATTTAACAAATAAAGAAGTTTTTAATTCTCCTGTATATTATTTAACTCAAAATGATTATATATATGTTGAGCCTAATAATTCTGCTATAAGTTCGGCATCTGGAGATTCAAGAATAGGAACAATTATAACTATTTCTTCCTTTATATTAACAACTGCTCTTATTTTTGCAACTAGAAATTAG
- a CDS encoding polysaccharide biosynthesis tyrosine autokinase encodes MENLSNNNSEDFNLKKTLSVYFKQWKWFVISIILCCIIAFTYLRYTTPQYLAVAKIMLLDDKDSSSGAFNDLSLFAENEDAKVEDEIQVIKSRSFLRNVIKELNLNVQYFITGRVYDSEIYKNTPIVVNFIESDSVINNTNFNFYTQILSSTDFYYRPNEDDEPKKYAFGQTIPTFFGGMIITPTTNNIDNYVGSDIKVRLTNINALAESLKYRIGISPTGKSSKVIEVSLTDPVIAKAKDIVNTLIDEYNKSTIQKKNAISKNTADFINDRVDLIALDLVSVDSSIVNFKTSNKVTDVASEAGQFLNSSALNQQQLDAAKTQLSQLNYMNGALGDERFESIPSNLGMGDASISGLSSRYNELLERRRTLLKSAGEQNPVVLELDQTLNDIKQNLQQSINNSTKSLRIQIGSLENQSERINSKIYSVPGQERKLRSIERKQGIKESLYLYLLEKREEAAISLTATSPSAEIIDEAYNSAGGPVFPNKRIIYIGALFLGFLIPFGVIYVSDLLDNKIHNKEDLEKIIKNIPVLGEIPRATGNDKSLIERNDRSILSESFRIIKTSFDYVSRGRDVKQYGNVVFVTSTINGEGKSFFSLNMALTMANAKKRVLLIGADVRNPQIYSAIKKHKTKAPSEIGLTEYLVDKSVIIGETINEYNINDIKIDILLSGKVPPNPAELLMSSRMKDLFDSVSAQYDYVIVDTAPAMLVTDTLLISQYAGHTIYLTRAERTEKDILNFAKELHADNKLNGMMLVVNDVKQSNFGYGAKYGYYGTPVKKSFFSRMKF; translated from the coding sequence ATGGAAAATTTATCAAATAATAATTCTGAAGATTTTAATCTTAAAAAAACATTATCAGTTTATTTTAAACAGTGGAAATGGTTTGTTATATCTATTATCCTTTGTTGCATTATTGCGTTTACATATTTAAGATATACAACTCCGCAATACTTAGCAGTAGCTAAAATAATGTTGTTAGATGACAAAGATTCTTCTTCTGGAGCATTTAATGATCTATCTCTTTTTGCCGAAAATGAAGATGCTAAAGTAGAGGATGAAATACAAGTTATTAAATCACGAAGCTTTCTTAGAAATGTTATCAAAGAATTAAATTTAAATGTTCAGTATTTTATTACAGGAAGAGTTTATGATTCTGAGATTTATAAAAACACACCTATAGTTGTAAATTTTATTGAATCAGATAGTGTTATTAATAATACAAATTTCAACTTTTATACTCAAATACTTTCTTCTACAGATTTTTACTATCGTCCTAATGAAGATGATGAACCAAAAAAATATGCTTTTGGGCAAACCATTCCAACATTTTTTGGAGGTATGATAATTACACCTACTACTAATAATATTGATAATTATGTAGGTAGTGATATAAAAGTAAGGCTTACAAATATAAATGCTTTAGCAGAATCGTTAAAGTATAGAATAGGTATATCTCCAACTGGTAAATCATCTAAAGTTATTGAGGTTAGTTTAACAGATCCTGTTATTGCTAAGGCTAAGGATATTGTAAATACGTTAATTGATGAGTATAATAAATCCACTATTCAAAAGAAAAATGCAATTTCAAAAAACACGGCGGATTTTATTAATGATCGTGTTGATTTAATAGCATTAGATTTAGTTAGTGTTGATAGTAGTATTGTAAATTTTAAAACAAGTAATAAAGTTACAGATGTAGCATCTGAAGCGGGACAGTTTTTAAATTCTAGCGCTCTTAATCAACAACAATTAGATGCGGCAAAAACACAGCTAAGTCAGTTAAACTATATGAATGGTGCATTAGGGGATGAGCGTTTTGAGTCTATACCATCTAACTTAGGAATGGGAGATGCGTCTATATCTGGTCTTTCATCTAGGTATAACGAATTACTTGAAAGAAGAAGAACACTTTTAAAAAGTGCTGGAGAACAAAACCCAGTGGTTTTAGAATTAGATCAAACATTGAATGATATTAAACAAAACCTTCAGCAAAGTATTAATAATTCTACTAAATCTCTTAGAATTCAAATAGGAAGTTTAGAAAATCAGTCAGAGCGCATAAATTCGAAAATTTACTCGGTACCAGGACAAGAGCGAAAATTAAGATCAATTGAAAGAAAACAAGGGATAAAAGAATCGTTATATCTATATTTATTAGAGAAAAGAGAAGAAGCTGCTATTTCTTTAACAGCAACATCACCAAGTGCAGAAATAATTGATGAGGCATATAATAGCGCCGGAGGCCCTGTTTTTCCTAATAAACGTATCATTTATATAGGCGCATTGTTTTTAGGGTTTTTGATTCCTTTTGGGGTTATTTATGTATCAGATTTATTAGATAATAAAATACATAATAAAGAAGATTTAGAAAAAATAATAAAAAATATACCCGTTCTTGGTGAAATACCTAGAGCAACTGGAAATGATAAAAGTTTAATTGAACGTAATGACAGATCTATTTTATCTGAATCGTTTAGAATAATAAAAACAAGCTTTGATTATGTAAGCCGGGGTAGAGATGTAAAGCAATATGGAAATGTCGTTTTTGTAACATCTACAATCAACGGAGAGGGTAAATCTTTTTTTAGTTTAAATATGGCTCTTACTATGGCAAATGCTAAGAAACGCGTTTTGTTAATTGGTGCAGATGTTAGAAATCCTCAAATATATTCAGCAATAAAAAAACACAAAACCAAAGCACCTTCAGAAATAGGATTAACAGAGTATTTAGTAGATAAATCGGTAATAATTGGAGAAACGATTAATGAGTATAATATAAATGATATTAAAATAGATATTTTACTTTCGGGTAAGGTTCCTCCAAACCCTGCTGAATTATTAATGAGTAGTAGAATGAAAGATTTATTTGATTCAGTTTCAGCTCAATATGATTATGTTATCGTTGATACAGCTCCAGCAATGCTAGTTACAGATACGTTACTTATTAGTCAATATGCAGGACATACTATTTATTTAACCAGAGCAGAACGTACCGAAAAGGACATATTAAATTTCGCGAAAGAATTGCATGCTGATAATAAGTTAAATGGTATGATGTTGGTTGTTAATGATGTAAAACAGTCCAATTTTGGATATGGAGCAAAATATGGATACTATGGAACACCTGTTAAGAAAAGTTTTTTTAGTAGAATGAAGTTTTAA
- a CDS encoding CpsB/CapC family capsule biosynthesis tyrosine phosphatase: protein MISFFSKKYFLKDLLEDFVDIHNHILPGIDDGAKTVEEALNLINELNDLGVTEFIPTPHIMQDFYPNTDETIGNAYQQLLKNLKTNPLGSIPINPAAEYMLDNNFEKLLENKNLFTLKKNYVLVEMSYFQPPINLENLIFKIKTKGYLPVLAHPERYSFYHNKIEYYKKLKQLGCFFQLNLLSLGEHYGKSVQKTANYLINENLIDFVATDTHNETHIKKLSSLSLSKNQIKFLPNLIDNTKNTFSVT, encoded by the coding sequence ATGATTAGTTTTTTTTCTAAAAAATATTTTTTAAAAGATTTACTTGAAGATTTTGTTGATATACACAACCATATTCTTCCAGGAATAGATGATGGTGCAAAAACAGTTGAAGAGGCTTTAAATTTAATAAATGAGCTTAATGATTTAGGTGTTACAGAATTTATACCTACACCTCATATTATGCAAGATTTTTATCCCAATACAGATGAGACTATTGGGAATGCTTATCAACAATTACTCAAAAACTTAAAAACAAACCCTCTAGGTTCAATACCAATAAACCCTGCTGCGGAGTATATGCTTGATAATAATTTTGAAAAATTATTAGAAAACAAAAATTTATTTACACTTAAAAAAAATTATGTTTTGGTTGAAATGTCATATTTTCAACCTCCAATTAATTTAGAAAATCTAATTTTCAAAATTAAAACAAAAGGTTACTTACCTGTTTTGGCTCATCCTGAGCGATATTCTTTTTATCATAATAAAATAGAATACTATAAAAAACTAAAACAATTAGGGTGTTTTTTTCAGCTTAATTTACTTTCATTGGGAGAGCATTATGGTAAGAGTGTACAAAAAACAGCTAATTATTTAATTAATGAAAATTTAATTGATTTTGTAGCTACCGATACTCATAATGAAACACATATAAAAAAACTATCGAGCCTAAGTCTATCTAAAAATCAAATAAAATTTTTACCTAATTTAATAGACAATACAAAAAATACATTTTCAGTAACTTAA
- the aroB gene encoding 3-dehydroquinate synthase, protein MDSITTNNCTIHFNENCYPALNKHLNERNFSKIFILVDENTHEHCLPSFLKNMETQVSIEIIEIEAGEIHKTIDTCVGVWNTLSELNADRKSLLINIGGGVITDLGGFVACTFKRGISYINVPTSLLSMVDASVGGKTGVDLGHLKNQVGVISNPDLVLIDTNFLDTLPKNQMRSGLAEMLKHGLITGESYWSNFKNLSKLSLHDLDRLIYESVIIKRNVVEEDPYENGLRKTLNFGHTLGHAIESYFLSNPNKITLLHGEAIAVGMILACYISTEITGFPKETTLEIKDLLINYYGKVDINEDEYAIIIDLLKYDKKNNHGNINFVLLEAIGITKIDCLVDDKIIIESFKFYAD, encoded by the coding sequence ATGGATTCTATTACCACAAATAACTGTACAATTCATTTTAATGAGAACTGTTATCCTGCACTAAACAAGCACCTTAATGAAAGAAATTTTTCTAAAATTTTTATTTTAGTAGATGAAAACACACATGAACATTGTTTACCATCTTTTTTAAAAAATATGGAAACTCAGGTATCCATAGAAATTATTGAAATTGAAGCAGGTGAAATACACAAAACTATTGATACTTGTGTTGGGGTTTGGAATACGCTTTCGGAGTTAAATGCAGATAGAAAAAGTTTATTAATAAATATTGGTGGCGGCGTAATAACAGATTTAGGCGGATTTGTTGCTTGCACATTTAAACGTGGTATTTCTTATATTAATGTGCCAACATCGCTATTGTCAATGGTAGATGCTTCTGTAGGCGGCAAAACAGGTGTAGATTTAGGTCATTTAAAAAATCAAGTTGGTGTTATAAGTAATCCAGATTTGGTACTTATTGACACTAATTTTTTAGATACTTTACCAAAAAACCAAATGCGTTCTGGACTAGCTGAAATGCTAAAACACGGTTTAATTACAGGAGAATCTTATTGGAGTAATTTTAAAAATTTATCTAAACTATCATTACATGATTTAGATAGACTAATATATGAGTCTGTAATAATAAAAAGAAATGTTGTTGAAGAAGACCCTTATGAAAACGGATTAAGGAAAACGTTGAACTTTGGACATACTCTAGGGCATGCTATTGAATCTTATTTTTTAAGCAACCCAAATAAAATTACATTATTACACGGTGAAGCTATCGCTGTAGGTATGATTTTGGCGTGTTATATTTCAACAGAAATAACAGGATTCCCTAAAGAAACTACTTTAGAAATTAAAGATTTACTTATTAATTACTATGGTAAAGTAGACATTAATGAAGATGAATACGCGATAATAATTGATCTTCTTAAATATGACAAAAAAAATAACCACGGTAATATTAATTTTGTTTTATTAGAAGCCATTGGAATTACAAAAATAGATTGTTTAGTGGATGATAAAATTATTATTGAGTCCTTTAAGTTTTATGCAGATTAA
- a CDS encoding proline dehydrogenase family protein codes for MNRIFDNTEIAFSLKSDSELERAYFLFKMISIEPLVRIGTAATNFAIKAHLPIEGLIRSTVFDHFCGGVNEEDCLPVIDKMYQKGVSSVLDYSVEAKENENEFDAAMEKVLKIIDFAKALDAIPFAVFKPTGFGRFYLFEKLGRGEALNADEQEEWNNVVNRFDTVCKKGKENDVAVLIDAEESWMQDETDNLVTAMMKKYNQEKPIVFNTLQMYRHDRLAFLKDQHNDAKVGKYHLGYKLVRGAYLENENERAEEKGYKSPICKNKAETDANFNAAVKYMLDNLDCMSLFAGTHNEESSYLLMQLMNEKGIVNNDERVWFGQLYGMSDHISFNLANKGYNVAKYIPFGPVKDVMPYLIRRAEENTSIAGQTGRELALLSKEKKRRKLL; via the coding sequence ATAAATAGAATATTTGACAATACAGAAATTGCGTTCTCTTTAAAAAGTGATTCTGAATTAGAACGCGCCTATTTTTTGTTCAAAATGATATCTATTGAACCTTTAGTTCGAATAGGAACTGCTGCAACCAATTTTGCTATTAAAGCACATTTGCCAATTGAAGGTCTTATTCGTTCAACTGTTTTTGATCATTTTTGTGGTGGTGTTAACGAAGAAGATTGTTTACCAGTAATAGATAAAATGTATCAAAAAGGTGTAAGTTCTGTTTTAGATTACTCGGTTGAAGCTAAAGAAAATGAGAATGAATTTGATGCTGCAATGGAAAAGGTTCTTAAAATTATTGACTTTGCTAAAGCACTAGATGCCATTCCTTTTGCCGTTTTTAAACCAACAGGTTTTGGTCGTTTTTACTTATTTGAAAAACTTGGTAGAGGAGAAGCTTTAAATGCAGATGAACAGGAAGAATGGAATAACGTTGTTAATCGATTTGATACAGTTTGCAAAAAAGGAAAAGAGAATGATGTCGCTGTCTTAATTGATGCCGAAGAAAGCTGGATGCAAGATGAAACTGATAATTTGGTGACAGCTATGATGAAAAAATATAATCAAGAAAAGCCTATAGTGTTTAATACTTTACAGATGTATAGGCATGATAGGTTAGCTTTTTTGAAAGATCAGCATAATGACGCTAAAGTTGGAAAGTATCATTTAGGGTATAAGTTGGTTAGAGGCGCCTATTTGGAAAATGAAAACGAAAGAGCTGAAGAAAAAGGTTATAAATCACCTATTTGCAAAAACAAAGCAGAAACAGACGCTAATTTTAATGCAGCAGTAAAGTATATGCTTGATAATTTAGATTGTATGTCGCTGTTTGCAGGAACACATAATGAAGAGAGTTCTTATTTACTCATGCAGTTAATGAATGAAAAAGGGATAGTCAATAATGATGAACGTGTTTGGTTTGGTCAATTGTATGGTATGAGTGATCATATAAGTTTTAATTTAGCAAATAAAGGTTATAATGTTGCTAAATATATACCGTTTGGACCAGTAAAAGATGTTATGCCGTATTTAATAAGACGCGCTGAAGAAAACACTTCGATAGCAGGACAGACAGGAAGAGAATTAGCACTTTTAAGCAAAGAGAAAAAGCGAAGAAAACTACTCTAG